Below is a window of Dietzia timorensis DNA.
CGCATGATCAGGATCCGTTCGGTGGGCATCTTCCACTGGATGGTGATGATCGGCTTCCTCCTCGGCGCGATCGTCTGGTTCGAGGCCTACATCCAGACGTTCAACCCGCATGCGGGCTGGCCGTGGTTGTCCAACCTGGCGATCTACCACTTCATCGACGAGCTCCTCGGTCTCGGCACCGTGGTCGGCATCCTCGTCCTCATCGGAATTCGCCAGAAGAACAACCCGAACCGCGGCTCGGGCATCTCGCGCTTCACCGGTTCGGACATGCGCGCCGCGTACTTCGTCGAGGCGGTCGTCCTCCTCGAGGGCCTGGGCATGGTGTTCGTCAAGGCGGGCAAGCTCTCGCTGCAGGCCGCCGAGGGTGACCACTTCCACTGGGCCACCGACTTCGTCACCGGTCCGCTGTCGCAGATCCTCCCGGCCAACGAGTTGATGGTCTCGATCTTCGCGCTCATCAAGCTGCTCTCGGGCATGGTGTGGCTGTACATCGTCGGCCGCAACATCACCTGGGGCGTCGCCTGGCACCGCTTCTCCGCGTTCTTCAATATCTATACGAAGCGCGATCCCAAGGGAGGCACGGCTCTCGGCGCCGTCAAGCCGATGACCCAGAACGGCGAAGCCCTCACCATGGAGAAGGTCGAGGAGATGTCCGAGGAGGAAGACGCTCCGGAGCCACAGCTCGGCGTCGGCGCGATCGAGGACTTCTCGTGGAAGGGCTGGCTCGACTTCACCACCTGTACCGAGTGTGGCCGCTGCCAGTCGCAGTGCCCGGCGTGGAACACGGCCAAGCCGCTCTCGCCGAAGCTGCTCATCATGTCGCTGCGCGACCACGGTTACGCGAAGGCACCGTACCTGCTCGCCGGCGGTAAGCAGGAGATGGGCGAAGAGGTCGGCCTCGTCGATTCCGAGGGCAACCCGGACTCCGCGAAGCTCTCCGCGATCCCCGAGGCCGCGCGCATCGAAGCGCAGCGTCCCCTCGTCGGCGAAACCATCGAGGGTGACGTCGCCGCTTCCGGAATTATCGACCCCGAGGCGCTGTGGGCCTGCACCAACTGCGGTGCGTGCGTCGAGCAGTGCCCGGTCGATATCGAGCACGTCGACCACATCGTCGACATGCGCCGCTACCAGGTACTCCTGGAGTCGGACTTCCCGTCCGAGCTCGCGGGCCTGTTCAAGAACCTCGAGAACAAGGGCAACCCGTGGGGCCAGAACCAGAGTGCGCGCCTGGACTGGACCAAGGCGCTCGACTTCGACGTGCCGGTCATCGGCCAGGACGTCGAGGACCTCGGCGACACCGAGTACCTGTTCTGGGTCGGCTGTGCCGGCGCCTTCGAGGACCGTGCGAAGAAGACGACGCAGGCCGTCGCCACGCTGCTCCACTCGGCGGGCGTGTCCTACGCGGTGCTCGGCCAGGGCGAGACCTGTACCGGTGACTCCGCCCGCCGCGCGGGCAACGAGTTCCTGTTCCAGATGCTCGCGCAGCAGAACATCGAGACCATCAACGACGCGTTCGACGGTGTCGCGGAGCCCGACCGCAAGGTCGTCGTCACCTGCCCGCACTGCCTCAATGCGCTGAAGAACGAGTACGGGCCGTTCGGCGGCAAGTACAAGGTCGTCCACCACACGCAGCTGCTCAACCGCCTCGTGCGGGAGAAGCGCCTCGTGCCGGTGTCGCCGATGGGCCAGGACGTCACCTACCACGACCCCTGCTTCCTCGGTCGCCACAACCAGGTCTACGAGCCCCCGCGCGAGCTCATCGACGGCGCGGGTGCGAAGCTCCGCGAGATGCCGCGCCACGGGCAGCGCTCGATGTGCTGTGGCGCCGGCGGCGCGCGCATGTGGATGGAAGAGACCATCGGCAAGCGCATCAACATCGACCGTGTTGACGAGGCACTGTCGACCGATCCGCAGAAGATCGCCACGGGCTGCCCGTTCTGCCGCGTCATGCTCACTGACGGCACGACGGCGCAGACCGACGGCACCGAGCAAGAGGGCCAGGTCGAGGTGGTCGACGTCTCGCAGATGCTCGTCGAATCCATCACGCGTGACGGCGAACTTCCTGATCCCCATGCGGTCTCCTGGCTCGACTCCCGTGGCCCGGGCGTGCCGACGAAGGCAGAGCTCGAGGCTGCGGAGAACGAGAAGAAGAAGGCCGAGGAGGACAAGGCCGCTGCGGCGAAGGCCAAGGAGGCCGAGAAGCAGCCGAAGGCCGAGGACTCCGACGCTGCGGAAGCCTCCGAAGCCGAGGCCGATTCGGATAAGTCCGGTTCGACTGCGGGCAAGGCTGCGGCTGGCGCGGCGGCCGGCGCCGCTGCCGGTGGCGGACTCGCCCTTGGCGGCAAGGCCGCGGCTCCGGGTGGCTCGAAGGCGCCTGCTCCGGGCGGAGCTAAGAAGGAAGAGTCCTCGTCGGACAAGGCCCCGGCTTCCGCGTCGAAGGGCGCGCCGAAGTCGGGTGGGCTCTCGCTCGGCGGCAAGGCCGCAGCTCCCGGCGGGGCGAAAGCTTCCGCTCCGGGCGGAGCGAAGAAGGAGACCCCGGCGGACGCCTCCGAGACGGGGGATTCGGAGTCCAAGGTCGACTCGGCTCAGTCCGAAAAGGCCGATGGCGACGAGGGCACCCCGGCGGCAGAAGCGCCGAAGTCCGGCGCCCCGAAGGCCGGCGGCGGGCTTGCGCTGGGCGGCAAGGCCAAGGCTCCGGGCGCATCCAGCGCGCCAGCGCCGGGCGCCTCGAAGGAGTCCGAGACCACCGAGGACAACTCCGCTTCCGAGGCGAACGTACCGGCCAAGTCGGACGCTGAGCAGGAATCGGCCGAGTCCACATCGAGTGAGTCCACCGAATCCGCTACGTCCGAGGACGCCCCGAAGGCCGAGGCTCCCGCCCATATGGGCGGAGCACCCAAGGCCGGAAGTGGCGGACTCTCGCTCGGAGGCAAGAGCGCGGGCGCACGGAAGTCGTCGGGCATCAAGATCGGCGGAGCCGCCGTCGGCGCCGGTGCGGCCGGCGTGGCAGCGGCCAGCGCGTCCGATTCGTCCGAATCCGAGAAGTCGGACGACGACGAAGCGGTCGCAGAGACCGAGTCCACCGAGGCAGAATCCACCGGGACCGAGGCCCCCAAGGCAGAAGAGTCGGCCAGCGAGGCTTCCACCGAGGAGACGCAGGCTGACGAGGCTTCCACCCAGGATTCGGCCAACGAGGAATCCGAAGGCTCCGCCGAGTCGGCTCCGGCCGAAGAACCTTCCACCGAGAAGAAGTCTTCCGGCAACAAGGCCAAGAAGGCCGGCGGCTACGGGCTCTCGCTCGGGTAAACCGGCCCGCCGCTAATGAATCGGCCCGCGATCAGTTGTTCTGATCGCGGGCCGATTCTCATTTCTGGCGATGATCAACCTCAACGCTGTGCACCAACGTTGGGTCATTCTGGAGCACGACTCACTGCGCCCCTACCCTCCGTGGGGCAACGATTCGATTCGAGTTACCACTGGCATCCCGCCCGGAGCTCATCCCCGAGGAATTCTGGCCTCCTGGCCATTAGCTATGCACTGGACCCGCGGGCCGAAGCGCACGAGTCTTCTCGGATTCTTCTGGATCGACAGTGTTGACATTTCCCATTCCAATGCCACCGCAGTGGAAGGTGCACTGATCACCGCCGAGCGACACCAGCGATCGAGTCAATACCGTGTTCACGCGGGACACCACGGCCCCAACTGGGCGTTACCTCGTCCATAGCCAGGCGCTCGTACCTGTCGACTAATTCCTCGTACGAAAGATGGGCGCCAGGCGAAACACCGCGCCCGGCCGATTTCACGTAGGCGAGCCTGCGTGAAATCGGCCGGACATGTCGTTTTCGCAACGCTCACGCCCGCGGCCGAATCAACCTCACCACGCGAAGACACACCCTGGCCGAAGATCACTCCGTGTGGTGCACCTCCTGCAACCCGTACACCGGCGTCGAAATTCCCTCCATCCGAGCCTTGAGCTGCAGCGTCAAATACTTCGAGTAGTGCCGCGACTGGTGCAGGTTGCCGCCGTGGATCCACAGCTGCTCGACATTCGTCGGCTTCCACATGTTTCGCAGCTCCCCTTCCCAAGGTCCCGGGTCGCGTTTCGTGTCCGAGCCGAAGCCCCACACCTTGCCCACGCGGTCGGCAACCTCGGGCGACACGATGTCGGTGAGCCACTGGTTCATCGAGCCATAGCCGGTCGCGTACACGATGAGATCCGCCGGCAGCCGCGTCCCATCAGCCAACACGACCGCGTCGGATTCGATGTGGTCGACCTGGCCGCTTGCCAGCGCGACCTCGCCGTCGATGAGCAGCTGGCTCGCCCCGACATCGATGTAGTATCCCGACCCCCGACGCAGGTACTTCACGAACAGACCCGATCCGTCTTCGCCGAAGTCGAGATCGAATCCCACATCCCGCAACTGCTGGTAGAACTCGGCGTCGCGCTCGGCCATCGCGTCGTATACCGGCTTCTGCGCGTCCGGCAGCAACGCATACGGCCACGAGGCGAACAGCATGTCCGCCTTCTCGGTGGTGACGCCGTTCGCCAACGCCTCCTCGGAATACAGCGGCCCCAGCCCGAGGTCCATGAGCGATTCGCTGCGCGAGATGTGCGTCGAGGACCGCTGCACCATCGTCACCTCCGCGCCCTTCTGCCACAGCGTCGCGCAAATGTCGTGCGCCGAATTGTTCGAGCCGATCACCACCGCGCGCGTGCCCTCGTAATCCTCCTCCCCGGTGAACTCCGAGGAGTGACACTGCTGACCCGCGAACGAATCCGCCCCGGGGAACGACGGCGTGTTCGGGTACCCCGACACCCCGAGCGCGAACACGAGCTGGGTCGGCCGCAGCTCGACGTCCTCGCCGCGACGGTTGACGCGCACCTTCCACGTCCCAGCGGCCTCATCGAACTCCGCGCCCACGCATTCGGTGCCGGACCAGTAGTTGAGTTCCATGATGTCGGCGTAGTGCTCGAGCCAGTCGCCAACCTTGTCCTTGGACGGGAACACCGGCCAGTCGTCGGGGAACGGCAGGTACGGCATGTGGTCGTACCACACCGGATCGTGCAGGTGGAGGGACTTATAGCGCTTGCGCCACGAGTCCCCGGCGCGCTCGTTGCGCTCGACGACAATCGTCGGCACGTCCGCCCGCTTAAGCCGCGCGGCGAGCCCGATGCCGCCCTGCCCGCCGCCGATGATCACCACGTACGGCTGCTCCGAATACCCCAGCGTCTCCTCGGCTTCGCGCCGCCGCTCGAGCCACGTCTTCCGCTCGCGGGTGATCACGTGATCGACGCCCTTATCGCGCGCCCGACCCTTGCGCTCCTCGAATCCCTTGAGCTCCTGCATCGTCGTGAGCAGCGTCCACGCCTTGCCCTCGCGCAGGCGCAGGTGTGCCCACCCGCGCGCCACGTCCGTCTCGAACGTTAGCCACCCATCTATGACGCCGGAGTCCGCATTTGCAGGGTCGTCCCGTCGCCAGTTCCTCGGACGAACGTCCGCGAGACGGGACGTGAGCATGTCGCGGATGTCGTCGCGCCCCTCCATGGTCTTGAGATTCCAGGTGAACGCAACGAAGTCGCGCCAGAATCCGTCGGCCTCGAAGAGCTCGGCGGCACGTCCGACGTCATTCGCGGAAAGCGCGGAGTCGAATTCCGCGAGCCACGAGTCGATGGCCTTGTCGGCCCCGGACCGGGGGTCGCCGGAGTCCGCGGCTTCGGTGGGGTTGATCTTGGTGTCGGTCATGTCCGCTCCTTCGCGTCTATACTGCCGGTTATGACGTAGCTCACACTGTGGACCCGAGGGGGTGGCAATGTCGTTGCATCCGGACCTGCGTTTCGCGGAGCCCGAGGTGTTCGCGCGCCGCACGATCTCCGCGCACGAGGAGGCGCTCGCAGGAGGCCGGCCGGTCGATCTCGACCCGCGGGTCCTGCACGCGTGGAGACGCAGCGGGGATGCCGGGATTTCGCCGGAGCAGGAGCTTCCCGCGCATTTCCTCGGCGCGCCCGAGCTCGAGCGGGCACGCACGTGCACTCCGTTGCGGGCGGTCGCGGACGATCTCGTGGCCTCGCTGGCAGACACCTCGACGGCCGGCCGGCACCTCGTCGTGCTCACCGATGCGCAGGGCTCGTTGTTATGGAGATCCGGCTCTCCGGAGGCGTTGCGCCGCGCGGATTCGATCGCGTTCGCCGAGGGCGCGGACTGGTCGGAAGGCGGGATCGGCGCCAACGGGATCTCGCTGGCCCTCGACTCCGGGCGGCTCTCCCACGCCACGGCCGGCGAGCACTTCGTTCGCTCCCACCATGGGTGGACATGCACGGCGGCGCCGATCCGCGATCGGGCGGGGTCCATCGTCGGGGTGCTCGATGTGTCGCTGCCCGTGCGCTTCGCAACGACCGAGGTGGCGTCCCTGGTGCGCTGCGGCGCCCGGCTGGCAGAGACGCTGCTCGCCCAACTTTCGCCACCGCCTGCAGCGCCGGACACCGAGGCCGTCTCGAACCCGATCCGCCGGATCCGTCTGCTCGGCTGGCGACCGGCGGTCGTCCGCACCGATGGCACGGAGTTACTGCTCAGCGAGAGGCGTGCGGAATTACTGGCCTTGCTCGCTTCGCGGGAGGCATGGTCTGCGCGCGCTCTTGCCGAGGAGCTGTACGGCGATGCGGCCGCGACTACGACCGTTCGGGGCGAGATCAAACGCCTGCGTCAGCAGAGCGGCCTCGCCATCGACTCACAGCCGTATGCCCTTCACCCGGATGAGAGGGCATGCGTCGATTTCCTACATGTTGCCGAGCCCGAAGAGCTACTGCCGGACTCCGAGGTCCCTGCGCTAGTTGTGATGTCCAGGGAGGTTGTACCGCTGCTCGGTGGTGAGTCGGGGTGACAAGGGAAGACCTCCGGTAGTGGAGTGGAGCTGTCTAGTTCACCGCTTCAGGTCCCGGAGGTCTTCATGTCCCACGCTAACGCTGTCTTGACGCCACGCACACGATTGCGGCTGGCGAAGTTGGTCGTCGAGGACCATTGGACGTATTCAGCGGTGGCGAAAATGTTTATGGTCGCGCCGCGCACAGCGAAGAAGTGGGCTGATAGATACCGGGCCGAAGGCGCCTCGGGAATGGCCGATCGCAGCTCGCGTCCTCGCCGTAGCCCGGGCAAGACACCGCAGTCGGTCGTGCGTCGGATCGTGGCGTTGCGCTGGCGCAAGCGGCTCGGACCGGTCCAGATCGCTGGCCGGCTCGGCGTGCCTGCCTCGACCGTGCATGCGGTGCTGGCGCGGTGCCGGATCAACCGACTCACCTACATCGACCGTGTCACTGGGGAGCCGCTGCGCCGTTACGAGCACCCGTATCCGGGCTCAATGATCCACGTCGACGTCACCAAGTTCGGCAACATCCCCGACGGCGGCGGGCACAAGTTCGTCGGTCGCAAGCAGGGCCAGCAGAATTCGCTAGCAACAGCGCATCGAACGGGCGAGCGTGGGAAGGATTACCGCCCCCGAATCGGCACCGCCTACGTCCACACGGTCATCGATGACCACTCCCGGGTCGCCTACGCCGAGATCTGCTCTGATGAGAAGGCCGAGACCGCGATCGGGGTCCTGCGCCGAGCGACAGCATGGTTCGCCGAACGAGGCGTTGTGGTCGAACGAGTTCTTTCCGACAACGGCTCGTGTTACCGCGCCCATACCTGGCGAGATGCATGTGCTGACCTAGGTATCAAGCACAAGCGAACACGTCCCTACCGGCCACAGACCAACGGCAAGATCGAGCGTTTCCACCGCACCTTGTCCGACGGCTGGGCCTACGCCCAGTTCTACGCGTCAACTGCACAGCGCAACGCAGCCCTGCCTGAGTGGATGCACTTCTACAATCATCACCGAGCACATTCCGCTATAGGAGGCCAGGCCCCAGTCACCCGACTGACCAACCTCCCTGGACATCACAGCTAGTCGACCTGCGCTACGGAATATGACGGGCGGTGCTTTCGAATTGTGATGACATACCCGATTCCCGAACACCACGGGGCCTAACGAGACGTGCTCAGACCGTCGCTCACCCAACGTGAATGATAGCGTCCAGGTGTGAAAACTACGTTGAGCATCGTCACTCGTGACGCTCTTCGTCTGTGGCGGACCAAGAAAGTCTGGGTAATTGTCCTCGGAGTCATGATCACTCCGGCGTTTTACGCTTGGGTCAACATTGCCGCGTTCTGGGACCCGTACGGCAATACAGAGAACATAAGTGTCGCCGTAGTGAATGAGGACCGAGGTGCCGGCTCGGAGTTGACCGGGGACCTGGACGTTGGCGCCCAAATGGTTGATCAGTTGAAACAGAATGATCAGCTCGGCTGGCAGTTCATGGACGCAGATGCCGCGAAA
It encodes the following:
- a CDS encoding heterodisulfide reductase-related iron-sulfur binding cluster — protein: MSPVTITLGTIGAIVSLFCWWSFLSGAFRMVNTIRLGQKDGYNRWLPFFPRLATLIKEFIAHTRMIRIRSVGIFHWMVMIGFLLGAIVWFEAYIQTFNPHAGWPWLSNLAIYHFIDELLGLGTVVGILVLIGIRQKNNPNRGSGISRFTGSDMRAAYFVEAVVLLEGLGMVFVKAGKLSLQAAEGDHFHWATDFVTGPLSQILPANELMVSIFALIKLLSGMVWLYIVGRNITWGVAWHRFSAFFNIYTKRDPKGGTALGAVKPMTQNGEALTMEKVEEMSEEEDAPEPQLGVGAIEDFSWKGWLDFTTCTECGRCQSQCPAWNTAKPLSPKLLIMSLRDHGYAKAPYLLAGGKQEMGEEVGLVDSEGNPDSAKLSAIPEAARIEAQRPLVGETIEGDVAASGIIDPEALWACTNCGACVEQCPVDIEHVDHIVDMRRYQVLLESDFPSELAGLFKNLENKGNPWGQNQSARLDWTKALDFDVPVIGQDVEDLGDTEYLFWVGCAGAFEDRAKKTTQAVATLLHSAGVSYAVLGQGETCTGDSARRAGNEFLFQMLAQQNIETINDAFDGVAEPDRKVVVTCPHCLNALKNEYGPFGGKYKVVHHTQLLNRLVREKRLVPVSPMGQDVTYHDPCFLGRHNQVYEPPRELIDGAGAKLREMPRHGQRSMCCGAGGARMWMEETIGKRINIDRVDEALSTDPQKIATGCPFCRVMLTDGTTAQTDGTEQEGQVEVVDVSQMLVESITRDGELPDPHAVSWLDSRGPGVPTKAELEAAENEKKKAEEDKAAAAKAKEAEKQPKAEDSDAAEASEAEADSDKSGSTAGKAAAGAAAGAAAGGGLALGGKAAAPGGSKAPAPGGAKKEESSSDKAPASASKGAPKSGGLSLGGKAAAPGGAKASAPGGAKKETPADASETGDSESKVDSAQSEKADGDEGTPAAEAPKSGAPKAGGGLALGGKAKAPGASSAPAPGASKESETTEDNSASEANVPAKSDAEQESAESTSSESTESATSEDAPKAEAPAHMGGAPKAGSGGLSLGGKSAGARKSSGIKIGGAAVGAGAAGVAAASASDSSESEKSDDDEAVAETESTEAESTGTEAPKAEESASEASTEETQADEASTQDSANEESEGSAESAPAEEPSTEKKSSGNKAKKAGGYGLSLG
- a CDS encoding flavin-containing monooxygenase — translated: MTDTKINPTEAADSGDPRSGADKAIDSWLAEFDSALSANDVGRAAELFEADGFWRDFVAFTWNLKTMEGRDDIRDMLTSRLADVRPRNWRRDDPANADSGVIDGWLTFETDVARGWAHLRLREGKAWTLLTTMQELKGFEERKGRARDKGVDHVITRERKTWLERRREAEETLGYSEQPYVVIIGGGQGGIGLAARLKRADVPTIVVERNERAGDSWRKRYKSLHLHDPVWYDHMPYLPFPDDWPVFPSKDKVGDWLEHYADIMELNYWSGTECVGAEFDEAAGTWKVRVNRRGEDVELRPTQLVFALGVSGYPNTPSFPGADSFAGQQCHSSEFTGEEDYEGTRAVVIGSNNSAHDICATLWQKGAEVTMVQRSSTHISRSESLMDLGLGPLYSEEALANGVTTEKADMLFASWPYALLPDAQKPVYDAMAERDAEFYQQLRDVGFDLDFGEDGSGLFVKYLRRGSGYYIDVGASQLLIDGEVALASGQVDHIESDAVVLADGTRLPADLIVYATGYGSMNQWLTDIVSPEVADRVGKVWGFGSDTKRDPGPWEGELRNMWKPTNVEQLWIHGGNLHQSRHYSKYLTLQLKARMEGISTPVYGLQEVHHTE
- a CDS encoding IS481 family transposase produces the protein MSHANAVLTPRTRLRLAKLVVEDHWTYSAVAKMFMVAPRTAKKWADRYRAEGASGMADRSSRPRRSPGKTPQSVVRRIVALRWRKRLGPVQIAGRLGVPASTVHAVLARCRINRLTYIDRVTGEPLRRYEHPYPGSMIHVDVTKFGNIPDGGGHKFVGRKQGQQNSLATAHRTGERGKDYRPRIGTAYVHTVIDDHSRVAYAEICSDEKAETAIGVLRRATAWFAERGVVVERVLSDNGSCYRAHTWRDACADLGIKHKRTRPYRPQTNGKIERFHRTLSDGWAYAQFYASTAQRNAALPEWMHFYNHHRAHSAIGGQAPVTRLTNLPGHHS
- a CDS encoding GAF domain-containing protein; translated protein: MSLHPDLRFAEPEVFARRTISAHEEALAGGRPVDLDPRVLHAWRRSGDAGISPEQELPAHFLGAPELERARTCTPLRAVADDLVASLADTSTAGRHLVVLTDAQGSLLWRSGSPEALRRADSIAFAEGADWSEGGIGANGISLALDSGRLSHATAGEHFVRSHHGWTCTAAPIRDRAGSIVGVLDVSLPVRFATTEVASLVRCGARLAETLLAQLSPPPAAPDTEAVSNPIRRIRLLGWRPAVVRTDGTELLLSERRAELLALLASREAWSARALAEELYGDAAATTTVRGEIKRLRQQSGLAIDSQPYALHPDERACVDFLHVAEPEELLPDSEVPALVVMSREVVPLLGGESG